The stretch of DNA GCGGACCGCGTGGTCGAAGCCGGCCAGGTCCCGGACGTGGTCGACGACGGCACGGATCCGCTCGGCCCCGCGCCCCTCGACCGGTTCGCCGTCGAGGACGAACGTGTCCTCGTCGGCCGCCGGGACGAACTCCGCGGTGGTCTTGGAGTGGCTCGGCGCGGTACAGACGGAGATGCTGTCGTGGTAGGGGAGCCGGAGCTCCTCGTCGCGCATCCCGTGGTACTTGACCAGCCCCTGGATCGGGTGGGCCTTCGCGGTCGCCTTCATACCTCACCCTTCCGGGCCGGTCACTTCCCTATTACGGACCGCCGCGGGGCTACACCTCCTCGACGTCGGCGTCCGCGGCGTTGTCCTTCACGCTCTCGATACCCTGCTTGGCCTTCTGCTTGCTGGCGTACCCCTCGCCGCTGTCGGCGATGATGTTGCCGTTCGCGTGCCGGAGCCGCCAGCGCCAGTCGTCTGCCGAGTCCTGGTACAGTTCGAATGTGGCTGGCATCGATGTGTCAGTCGGCACCACGGGACAAGTAACTGGTGGGCGTCCCGGAAGTGGACCGGACGAGCGCCGGTGCCGTCGCTCCGGTTCGGACCGCTCAGTCCATCCCCCAGTACTCGCGTGCGTCGTCGAGCGACTCGCCGGCCAGCCCGCCCTTGTAGCCGAAGATGTCCTGGTAGCCACACTCCGACATCAGGACGGGGACGAACGGCTCGTCGGCGACGACGTCCTCGCCCTCGATGGTGGCCCACGTCTCGCCCGCCGAGACCAGCTCGAAGTTCTCCGCGCGGAGGTCGTACAGTTCGTCACAGGCGGCCGCCGGCGGCGCGTCGTCGGGCTTCTCGACGACGTCCTCGAGCTCGAAGAACGTCGGCTCGCCGGTCGCCGCGTTGCCCGCCAGCGCGTCGTGGATGCGGAGGAACGTCTCGATGACCATCGTCGCGGTGTCGGTCGCGTCCTCCGTCCGCTGGCGGCCGGCCTCGACGGTCACGACCGGCGCGTGCTGGTTCAGGGTCCCCGCGACCGTCTCCTTCGTGTCGACCACCGACGGGACCGGGAGGTCGGCGGCCGTCGAAAGCGCCGTCTCGTAGGCCCGCGAGACCAGCGCCATCGGCTCCGGCTGGGAGTGGGTGGCGTGCAGCGACAGCGTCGGCGTGTCGCCGACGATCTCCAGCAGGTCGGCGGCGAGTCGCTCCTCCTGGGCGTCGCTGCCGGCGTCGCCGGGGAACGCCCGGTTCATGTCGACGTCGACGTACCGGCGGTCGGCCGCCAGCGCCGGCGGGTTCGCGTAGACGAACTGGACCGTTCGCTCGAACTCGTGGTCGGCGTCGAGCACTCGCTGGATGGCCCGCACGCCGCTGGGTTCGTCCCCGTGGACGCCGGCGATCACGGTCACTT from Haloarcula litorea encodes:
- a CDS encoding succinylglutamate desuccinylase/aspartoacylase domain-containing protein, with product MSESDSPEVTVRGPGSEPEVTVIAGVHGDEPSGVRAIQRVLDADHEFERTVQFVYANPPALAADRRYVDVDMNRAFPGDAGSDAQEERLAADLLEIVGDTPTLSLHATHSQPEPMALVSRAYETALSTAADLPVPSVVDTKETVAGTLNQHAPVVTVEAGRQRTEDATDTATMVIETFLRIHDALAGNAATGEPTFFELEDVVEKPDDAPPAAACDELYDLRAENFELVSAGETWATIEGEDVVADEPFVPVLMSECGYQDIFGYKGGLAGESLDDAREYWGMD